One Deltaproteobacteria bacterium DNA window includes the following coding sequences:
- a CDS encoding PIN domain-containing protein — MLDPVLIDTGPLVACFNPDDRDYQPCLDKLRLLKGRRLATTLAIVTETLYLLDFSLENQEKFLHFMSAGVVDIPEFKPEDLKKAADLMKKYRDCPMDFGDATLVILASRLKTRQILTLDSRDFTVYRTDQGKPFEIM, encoded by the coding sequence ATGCTCGATCCCGTCCTCATTGATACCGGCCCATTGGTTGCCTGTTTTAACCCGGATGACAGAGATTATCAACCCTGTCTGGACAAACTGCGTCTTTTAAAGGGGAGAAGGCTGGCCACGACGCTTGCGATTGTGACCGAAACGCTTTATCTTCTCGATTTTTCCCTGGAGAACCAGGAAAAATTTCTTCATTTTATGTCTGCAGGGGTTGTCGATATTCCGGAATTTAAGCCGGAGGATTTAAAAAAAGCCGCCGATTTGATGAAAAAATATCGGGACTGCCCCATGGATTTTGGCGATGCCACTCTTGTCATCCTTGCAAGTCGCCTGAAAACAAGGCAAATCCTGACCCTGGATAGCCGCGATTTTACCGTTTATCGAACCGACCAGGGCAAACCTTTTGAAATTATGTAG
- a CDS encoding CopG family transcriptional regulator, with the protein MSYTTAIRLPESLTKKVRQWAKAKKKSRSEIIREALADYFERAGLSPQADPYQALTSLMPFTGSGVSDLASQSETYLRQKFHARSRPH; encoded by the coding sequence ATGAGTTATACAACTGCAATACGTCTCCCGGAATCCCTGACCAAAAAGGTCCGGCAATGGGCTAAAGCCAAAAAGAAGAGCCGATCCGAGATCATTCGCGAGGCGTTGGCCGATTATTTTGAGCGGGCCGGTTTAAGCCCGCAGGCCGATCCCTATCAGGCGCTGACCTCCCTGATGCCTTTTACGGGGAGCGGCGTTTCGGATTTGGCCTCCCAAAGCGAAACCTATCTCCGCCAAAAATTCCATGCTCGATCCCGTCCTCATTGA
- the hisB gene encoding imidazoleglycerol-phosphate dehydratase HisB — MKVLRKASINRKTSETNISLSLNIDGSGKYRVKTPIPFFNHMLEAFAKHGMFDLTLTAAGDVEVDDHHLVEDVGLCLGSAFKKALKDKKGIRRYGHFTLPMDEVLTTVAVDFCNRPCMVYEPKIKSGRIKNFDVQLVHEFFQAFVNEAAVNLHVHVLQSGNKHHVVESIFKSFARAVDMATSIDSRANGIPSTKGKL; from the coding sequence ATGAAAGTTCTCCGGAAAGCCTCCATAAACCGCAAGACCTCCGAGACCAATATCTCCCTGTCCTTGAACATCGACGGATCGGGAAAATACCGGGTCAAAACGCCGATCCCTTTCTTCAACCACATGCTCGAGGCCTTCGCCAAGCATGGAATGTTCGATCTGACGCTTACGGCCGCCGGCGACGTGGAGGTGGATGATCACCACCTGGTGGAGGATGTCGGCCTTTGCCTGGGGTCCGCCTTTAAAAAGGCTCTGAAGGACAAAAAGGGAATCCGCCGTTACGGTCACTTCACTCTGCCGATGGACGAGGTGCTCACCACGGTGGCGGTGGATTTTTGCAACCGTCCGTGCATGGTGTACGAACCAAAAATCAAATCGGGACGGATTAAAAACTTCGACGTCCAGCTCGTCCACGAATTTTTCCAGGCCTTCGTCAACGAGGCGGCGGTCAATCTGCATGTGCATGTTCTGCAATCGGGCAACAAACACCATGTGGTGGAATCGATCTTCAAATCGTTCGCCCGTGCCGTGGATATGGCCACCTCCATCGATTCCCGGGCCAACGGCATTCCGTCGACAAAAGGGAAATTGTAA